The nucleotide window CTCGACCCGCTTCATGTCGTACTGGGTGACGAGCTCCTCCTTCTTGCCCTTGTAGAGCGGGAGGTACTCGGTCATGGGCTTTTCGGAGATGACCACGCCGGCCGCGTGGGTGCTGGCGTGGCGGCAGAGGCCCTCCAGGCGGCGGGAAATGTCCACGAGCTTGGCGATCTGCGGCTCGGAGTCCACGAGCTTTTGCAGCTCCGGCTCCATCTTCAGGGCCTTGCCGATGGTCATCTTCAGCTCGTCCGGGATGAGCTTGGCGATGCGGTCGCCCTCGGCGAAGGTCATGCCCATGGCGCGGGCCACGTCGCGGATGGCGGCCTTGGCCTTCATGGTTCCGAAGGTGGTGATCTGGGCCACGTGGTCGTGGCCGTATTTCTCCGAGCAGTATTTGACCACCTCCAGGCGGCGGCGCTCGCAGAAGTCCACGTCGATATCCGGCATGGAGACGCGTTCCACGTTCAGGAAGCGTTCGAAGAGCAGATCGTAGGGGATCGGGTCCAGGTTGGTGATGCGCAAGGCCCAGGCCACGATGGAGCCCGCGGCCGAGCCTCGGCCCGGCCCCACGGGAATCCGGTTGTCCTTGGCCCAGTTGATGAAGTCCTGGACGATGAGGAAATAGGCCGGGAAGCCCATCTCCTTGATGACGCCGAGTTCGTATTCCAGCCGTTCCCAATAGCGCGGCTCGTCGATGTCGTAGGCCGCGTTGCGGATGCGCCGCTTGAGGCCCTCGCGGGCCATGCGCTCGAATTCCTCGTCGATGGAGACGCCTTCGGGCAGCTCGTAGGTCGGGAAGGAGTAGTTGCCCAGCTCGATTTCCAGGTTGCACTTCTCGGCGATGCGCTGGGTGTTGGCGATGGCCTCCGGCACTTCCTTGAAGCTGGCCTCCATCTCTTCCGGCGTCTTGAAGTAGAGCTGGTCCGTTTCCATGCGCATGCGTTTTTCGTCATGGATGGTGGCCTGGGTCTGGATGCAGAGCAGGGTGTCGTGGGCTTCGGCGTCCTCGCGGGTCAGGTAGTGGCAGTCGTTGGTGGCCACCAGGGGCAGTCCCGTGCTCTTGGCCGCCTTGATGAGCATCCGGTTGGCCTTGTTCTGCTCCTTGATGCCGTTGTCCTGAAGCTCCAGATAGAAATCGCCGGGAAAGATTTCCGCATATTCGCGGGCCACGGCCTCGCCCGCTTCCTGCCCCTGCTTGAGCAGGGCCTGGCAGACCTCGCCGCCCAGGCAGGCCGAGGTGGCGATGAGCCCTTCGGAATGGGCGCGCAGCAGGTCTTTGTCCACGCGCGGCTTGTAGTAGAAGCCCTCCATCCAGGCCGTGGACACGAGCTTGATGAGGTTCTTGTAGCCGCGCAGGTTCTTGGCCAGCAGCAGGAGATGGTAGGAGCCGCTGTTTTCCTGGTTTTTGACCGTGTGGCTGCCCGGGGCGACGTAGACCTCGCAGCCGATGATGGGCTTGAGGCCCATGGCCTTGGCTTCGGAGTAGAAGGTCACGGCTCCGAACATGTTGCCGTGGTCCGTGATGGCCACGGCGGGCATGCCCAGATCCTTGGCGCGCTGGAAGAGATCCTTGAGGCGGATGGCGCCGTCGAGGAGGCTGTATTCGGTATGGACGTGCAGATGGATGAACTCGGACATGATTCGATTGTCATAGCCCAAGAGCGGGGCGATGAAAACAGCTTCCCGGAAAGCGCGCGCCCGGACTGGAATCCTGTGGAAAATCGGACCGGTCCGCGCTGGCGGCGGAGAGGTCCGCCCCCTGCGGAAAGGGCAGCCGGCAAGCGCTAAAATCCTTGAGGGGCAAGGGTGGAACTTTGTTTTTCGCTCGCGCTGTGGTATCTTGCCGGGTCGCCTTGTTTTCATGCGTGAATCCGGGAAAGGCGGCGGGCCGCGAGGGACGGCCGGGAGGGGAACATGTCGGGAGAGAGAGACAAGTCCCGCGAGGAGCTGCTTGGCGAACTGCGGGCGGCCAGGATGCGCATCGCCGAACTGGAAAGGGGCGCGCAGTCCCGGACCATTGCCTTCGACGGTCTGCTGGACAGTCTCGCCGACCCCATCTTCATCAAGGACGCGCAGCACCGCTGGGTGTATTTCAACCAGGCCTTCGCCGACCTGCTCGGCATGCGCCCCGCCGAGCTTTTCGACCACTCCGATGTGGACCTGTTTCCCGAACACGAAGCAGCGGTTTTTCATGAGGCCGACAATTACGTCCTGAGCACCGGGAAAAGCCTCGCCACGGAGGAGGACTTGACCATCAAGGGCGTGACCCACCGCATGCGCACGGTCAAGTCCTTCTGGCGCGATCCCATCAGCGGCGCTCCCCTGGTTCTGGGGGTCATTCACGACATCACCGCCTACGTCGATTCGCTGCGGGCTCTCGAGGAGAGCGAAAGCCGTCTGCGCGAAAGCGAGGAAAAGCACCACGCTTTGGCGTCGGCAACCTTCGAGGCCATCTTCATCTCGGAAAACGGCATCTGCGTGGAGACCAACGAGGCCGCGAGCGAGATGTTCGGGTATTCCTACGAGGAGATCATCGGGATTTTCGGAACGGAGGTGATTTCCGAGGACACCCGGCACATCGTGCTTCGGAACATGCTCTCCGGGTACGAGGAGCCTTACGAGGCCGTGGGCGTGCGCAAGGACGGCACGCATTTTCCCGCCCAGTTCCAGGGACGGATGTTTCGCTACAAGGGGCGGCCCGCGCGGGTCACGGCCGTGCGCGACCTCACCGAGCAAAAGCGGGCCGAGCGCGAGCTGGCCGAAAGCGAGCACAAGTACCGCCTGCTGGCCGAGAACGTGGAAGACGTCATCTTCCGCACGGACGCGGAGTTTCGCTTCAATTACGTCAGCCCCAGCGTGCGCGCGCTGCTGGGCATGGAGCCGGACGAGGTGCTGGCCCAGAGCCTGGATCAAACCCTGACGCCGGAGTCCCAGGGCAGGGTCGCCGAGGCCCGCGAGCGGCGGCGGCTGGCCGAGGCCGCCGGAGACCATAACCTGGTCAACCGCATTGAGCTGGAGATGTGCCGCAAGGACGGCTCCACGGTCTGGGTCGAGGTCATCTCCAAGGGGCTGCGCGATGCCCAGGGTCGGAATCTCGGCCTGGTGGGCCTCGCACGCAACATTGCCGAGCGCAAGCAGATGGAGCGCCAGCTTGTGGCGGCCAAGGAGGCCGCCGAAGCCGCGAACAAGGCCAAGAGCGAATTCCTGGCCAACGTCAGCCATGAGATCCGCACGCCCCTGAACGGCATGCTCGGCATGCTCCAGCTCCTGCAAGGCGGCGAGCTGGACCCGGATAGCGCCGAGATGATCGGCACGGCCCTGGACTGCGGGCGCGGACTCGTGGCCCTGATCAACGACATCCTCGACCTTTCGCAGATCGAGGCGGGCGTGGTCCGGTTGCACCCGCGCGAATTCATGCTGGACAAGACCATCGACTCGGTGCTGGCTGTTTTTGAGCATCAGGCCGCCTCGCGCGGGCTGAGCCTGACCTGCGAGCTGGACCCGGCCACGCCGCTCGCGCTCCATGGCGACGAGGGCCGTCTGCGCCAGGTGCTTTTCAATCTCGTGGGCAACGCCTTGAAATTCACGGAAACAGGAGAGGTCTGCGTGACGGCCTGCCCGCTTCCCCACGCCCGCCCGGACGGCAAGGTCCGGCTGCTTTTCAGCGTCCGGGACACGGGCATCGGCATTCCGGAAAACCGCATCGGCGACGTTTTCGAGACGTTCACGCAGGTGGACGGCTCCTATACGCGGCGTTACAGCGGCGCGGGACTCGGCCTGTCCATCGTCCGGCGGCTCGTGAAGCTCATGGGCGGCGGCCTGGTCATGGACAGCGAGGAGGGGGGCGGCACGGAGATTTTCTTTTCGCTGCCCTTCGGCGTTGCCGGCGCGGCGGTTCGGCCTGAAGCGCGGGCTTTTCCCTCCCGCCCGGGCGTGGCTGCCGCTCCTGTCCCGCCCGAACGCATGCGTCTGCTTCTGGCCGAGGACGACCGCGTCGGGCGCATCGCGGTGCAGGGGATGCTGGAACGGCTGGGGCACGAATGCATCGCGGTGGATTGCGGCCGAAGCGCCGTCGAGGAATTGCTGCGCGGCGGATACCATTGCGCCCTGCTGGATATCCAGATGCCGGACATGAGCGGGCTGGAAGCCGTGCGCCTCGCCAGGGAGGCGCTGCCCGAAAACGCAAGCCTGCCTCCCGTGGTCGCGCTCACGGCGCACGCCATGCACGGCGACCGCGAGAGCTTCCTCGCCCAGGGCATGGACCACTATCTGTCCAAGCCCGTGAACATGGACGAGTTGCGCCGGTTGCTGGACGGGCTGCGCGGGGTTCCTTCCGAATCATAGCTCCCTGCATTGAACGAGGGCGCGTTGACACGCGCACCGGGGCATGAAATTCTTCCCGGCCAGGAGAGTGCCCCGTGGAACGATTCGCCGACATGGCCGCCTACCTCTGGGGCCGACTGCCCCTGATCCTGCTCTTCGCCAACGCCTATCTCGCGTACCGGCTTCTGGCCGTGACCGGGCTGACCACTGCGTTCGTTCGCCGGGTGCTTTGGCTGGCCGGCGGCCCCAGGGGCCGGGGCGGCCTGCCCGGTCTGTTGCTGCTGCTCATGCTCGCGGCGGCGCTGCTGTCCTTCTTCATCCCCAACGCCGTGACCATGCTCACGCTTTTGCCCGCGCTGACCGAGCTGGAGCGCGAGCTGCGCGAAAAGACCGGCGCGCACATGGCCACCCCCCTGGCCCTGGCCGCCATCTACGGCGCGAACATCGGCGGCATGGGCTCGCTGGTTGGCTCCCCGGCGAACCTGCTCTTCATCGGCGCCGTGGATTTCTTCAACGTGCCCGGCAGGGAGCAGATCGGCTTCGCCAACTGGTTCTTTTGGTCCCTGCCGCTGGTGGCGCTTTTTTTGTTGGCGGGCTGGACGCTTCTGGCGCTCTTCGCGCTTCCGCGCGGGGTGCGGCTTACGCCGGGCGACATTCCCGAACCAAGGGAGCTGACCCCCTGGCAGCGTTCGGGCGGCGCACTTTTCGTGCTGTTTCTCTGCTTCTGGACGGCCAGTTCCGTGGCCTCGGAAGTCTGGCCCTCCTGGCATCGGTTGGAACCGGCCGTGGCCGCCGGATTTTTTTGCTGGTTCGTGTTTCTCGCCTTTTTCCGGGCGGGAACCCCGTGCCAGGGCACCAGCGCGCCCCTGCTGCGCCTGCGCGAGGTCTTCAGCGGCTTGCCCCGGCGCGGCCTGCTCTTTCTCGGCCTGCTCGGCCTGCTGGCCCTGGCGGTCAAGGCGTTCCACCTGGATACGGCTTCCGTGGCCTGGCTGAAGGGGCTGGACAGCCAAGCCGCACCCCGCTTCGCGGTCATTTTCTGCATGGTGCTGGCCGTGATCCTGCTCACGGAGCTGCTCAGCAACACCGTGGTTTCCGCCGCGTTCTTTCCCGTGGCCTACGCCGTGGCCCAGGCGCACGGCATCTCGCCGCTGGCCCTGATGCTCGCGGTCTCCCTGGCTTCCACCTGCGCGTTCATGACTCCGGTGGCCACGCCGTGCAACGCCCTGGCCTTCGGGGAGATGCGGGGAGTAAGCCTGCGGCGCATGCTCGGCCTGGGTCTGGTCCTCAATCTCGCGGGGGCGGTGTTGATGTCCGTCTGGGTGGCCTGGGTCATCCCCCTGGTCTATTCATGGGGCGGGCACCCATAGACCCGGAGCGCGTTGACGCGGGTTGCCCGCATGGACTAGACTGATGTATCGATAAAGCCAAACCCGCCGCGAGGTGGGGACGGAAAGCCACGGGTCTCACCGAGACAGCCGAGCCGCCGAATAGTGCATCATAATATATGCGCGTTCTCCGTCCGCCCGCAGCAAGAAAGAGAACAGCATGGCCAATTCTGCAAACGCCGCCCAACCCTGTCAAAAGCAGAGTTATTTCGAGGTGTCTCCGCACCTGATCGTCCCCAGCACCTTTGGGGGGTTCTCCATCTACCTCAAGCAGCAGGGCCGCATGGTCCTCTATGCCGCGCGCGGCGACGAATTCACCGCCGCGCACCGTTCCCGGCTCATGGACATGGGCGTCAAGAAGATCTGGGTGGAGGGCGGAGACAAGGCCGGGTACGAGGAATACGTGCGCGCCCATTTGTCCACGCTCGTGGGGGACGACTACATCCCCGTCCAGGAGCGCGCCGAAGCCTGGTGCGGCGCGTCCGAAACCATGATCCGGGAGATGTTCGACCTGAATACCCCGGATGAACAGTTGCTGACCCGGTTCAGCCGGGTGCGCTCCCTGCTCCGCAATACCCTGAAGTTCTTCTCCGACCCTGCCGTGCTTC belongs to Paucidesulfovibrio longus DSM 6739 and includes:
- a CDS encoding PAS domain-containing hybrid sensor histidine kinase/response regulator, yielding MSGERDKSREELLGELRAARMRIAELERGAQSRTIAFDGLLDSLADPIFIKDAQHRWVYFNQAFADLLGMRPAELFDHSDVDLFPEHEAAVFHEADNYVLSTGKSLATEEDLTIKGVTHRMRTVKSFWRDPISGAPLVLGVIHDITAYVDSLRALEESESRLRESEEKHHALASATFEAIFISENGICVETNEAASEMFGYSYEEIIGIFGTEVISEDTRHIVLRNMLSGYEEPYEAVGVRKDGTHFPAQFQGRMFRYKGRPARVTAVRDLTEQKRAERELAESEHKYRLLAENVEDVIFRTDAEFRFNYVSPSVRALLGMEPDEVLAQSLDQTLTPESQGRVAEARERRRLAEAAGDHNLVNRIELEMCRKDGSTVWVEVISKGLRDAQGRNLGLVGLARNIAERKQMERQLVAAKEAAEAANKAKSEFLANVSHEIRTPLNGMLGMLQLLQGGELDPDSAEMIGTALDCGRGLVALINDILDLSQIEAGVVRLHPREFMLDKTIDSVLAVFEHQAASRGLSLTCELDPATPLALHGDEGRLRQVLFNLVGNALKFTETGEVCVTACPLPHARPDGKVRLLFSVRDTGIGIPENRIGDVFETFTQVDGSYTRRYSGAGLGLSIVRRLVKLMGGGLVMDSEEGGGTEIFFSLPFGVAGAAVRPEARAFPSRPGVAAAPVPPERMRLLLAEDDRVGRIAVQGMLERLGHECIAVDCGRSAVEELLRGGYHCALLDIQMPDMSGLEAVRLAREALPENASLPPVVALTAHAMHGDRESFLAQGMDHYLSKPVNMDELRRLLDGLRGVPSES
- a CDS encoding SLC13 family permease; protein product: MERFADMAAYLWGRLPLILLFANAYLAYRLLAVTGLTTAFVRRVLWLAGGPRGRGGLPGLLLLLMLAAALLSFFIPNAVTMLTLLPALTELERELREKTGAHMATPLALAAIYGANIGGMGSLVGSPANLLFIGAVDFFNVPGREQIGFANWFFWSLPLVALFLLAGWTLLALFALPRGVRLTPGDIPEPRELTPWQRSGGALFVLFLCFWTASSVASEVWPSWHRLEPAVAAGFFCWFVFLAFFRAGTPCQGTSAPLLRLREVFSGLPRRGLLFLGLLGLLALAVKAFHLDTASVAWLKGLDSQAAPRFAVIFCMVLAVILLTELLSNTVVSAAFFPVAYAVAQAHGISPLALMLAVSLASTCAFMTPVATPCNALAFGEMRGVSLRRMLGLGLVLNLAGAVLMSVWVAWVIPLVYSWGGHP